In one window of Nocardiopsis aegyptia DNA:
- the dnaA gene encoding chromosomal replication initiator protein DnaA: MVWSSVLDGIDNDALPAHQRAWLPQTRPLGLIEDTALIAAPNEFTKKVLETRLYPVISRALSAHLGRDIRVAVTVDPTAVQTPPPTPVPPAAPFAAAEDHGRPRGYEPPAPQGQHARPESEPYRPAPQQPLPQEQVRHEQGYQDQAGRQPHQEQDASPFPQAPAGYPDQAHAPGPSHAAPAERDGSDLLGPARDDASRPAEARPPEYSGYGDPQAPGPWAATGPTAPPAAPEPHSWDQPRAAWQQESWGGADWDRPNRWETPRHDPAPSAEEHPAEEPAPAPAPAPPEEAHRNEGGPPRTEAAEPPPTPPGRSPEIPPGEHARLNPKYTFDTFVIGSSNRFAHAASVAAAEAPAKAYNPLFIHGGSGLGKTHLLHAIGHYTHRLYEGSRVRYVSSEEFTNEFINSIRDGKADGFRRRYRDIDVLLVDDIQFLENKEQTQEEFFHTFNTLHNSDKQIVISSDRPPKQLTTLEDRMRSRFEWGLLTDVQPPELETRIAILRKKAAQEGLAAPPEVLEFIASKISTNIRELEGALIRVTAFASLNRQSVDLDLTGQVLRDLVPSTEVPEITAGSIMSQTAAYFGLSVEDLCGTSRSRVLVTARQIAMYLCRELTDLSLPKIGQQFGGRDHTTVMHADRKVRALMAERRSIYNQVHELTSRIKDQP, from the coding sequence ATGGTCTGGTCCAGTGTGCTGGACGGGATCGACAACGACGCCCTTCCCGCGCATCAGCGCGCCTGGCTCCCGCAGACCCGTCCTCTGGGGCTGATCGAGGACACCGCGCTCATCGCGGCGCCCAACGAGTTCACCAAGAAGGTGCTGGAGACCCGCCTGTACCCGGTGATCAGCCGGGCCCTGTCGGCCCACCTGGGCCGGGACATCCGCGTGGCGGTGACCGTCGACCCGACCGCCGTGCAGACGCCGCCGCCCACGCCCGTACCCCCGGCCGCCCCGTTCGCCGCAGCCGAGGACCACGGCCGTCCGCGCGGCTACGAGCCGCCCGCGCCCCAGGGACAGCACGCGCGCCCGGAGTCCGAGCCCTACCGTCCGGCTCCGCAGCAGCCCCTGCCCCAGGAGCAGGTCCGCCACGAACAGGGCTACCAGGACCAGGCCGGCCGGCAGCCGCACCAGGAGCAGGACGCCTCCCCCTTCCCGCAGGCCCCGGCCGGGTACCCGGACCAGGCCCACGCGCCCGGTCCCTCCCACGCCGCCCCGGCCGAGCGCGACGGCAGCGACCTGCTGGGGCCGGCCCGCGACGACGCCTCCCGCCCCGCGGAGGCACGTCCGCCGGAGTACTCCGGCTACGGGGACCCGCAGGCGCCCGGTCCGTGGGCCGCGACCGGCCCCACGGCGCCTCCCGCCGCGCCCGAACCGCACTCCTGGGACCAGCCGCGCGCCGCCTGGCAGCAGGAGAGCTGGGGCGGGGCCGACTGGGACCGGCCCAACCGGTGGGAGACCCCGCGCCACGACCCCGCGCCGAGTGCCGAGGAGCACCCGGCGGAGGAGCCCGCGCCCGCCCCGGCGCCCGCGCCTCCGGAGGAGGCGCACCGGAACGAGGGCGGACCGCCCAGAACCGAGGCCGCCGAGCCGCCCCCCACTCCCCCGGGCCGCTCGCCCGAGATCCCGCCCGGGGAGCACGCGCGCCTCAACCCCAAGTACACGTTCGACACCTTCGTCATCGGCTCCAGCAACCGCTTCGCCCACGCGGCGTCGGTCGCGGCGGCCGAGGCGCCGGCCAAGGCCTACAACCCGCTGTTCATCCACGGCGGTTCCGGGCTGGGCAAGACCCACCTCCTGCACGCCATCGGGCACTACACGCACCGCCTCTACGAGGGCTCGCGGGTGCGCTACGTCAGCTCCGAGGAGTTCACCAACGAGTTCATCAACTCGATCCGGGACGGCAAGGCGGACGGCTTCCGCCGCCGCTACCGGGACATCGACGTCCTCCTGGTGGACGACATCCAGTTCCTCGAGAACAAGGAGCAGACGCAGGAGGAGTTCTTCCACACCTTCAACACCCTCCACAACTCCGACAAGCAGATCGTCATCTCCAGCGACCGGCCGCCCAAGCAGCTGACGACGCTGGAGGACCGGATGCGCAGCCGGTTCGAGTGGGGCCTGCTGACCGACGTCCAGCCGCCAGAGCTGGAGACGCGGATCGCGATCCTGCGCAAGAAGGCCGCGCAGGAGGGCCTGGCGGCACCCCCGGAGGTCCTGGAGTTCATCGCCAGCAAGATCTCCACCAACATCCGCGAGCTGGAGGGCGCGCTCATCCGCGTGACCGCGTTCGCCAGCCTCAACCGCCAGTCGGTGGACCTGGACCTGACCGGACAGGTCCTGCGCGACCTGGTCCCCAGCACCGAGGTCCCCGAGATCACGGCTGGGTCGATCATGTCCCAGACGGCCGCGTACTTCGGTCTGAGCGTCGAGGACCTGTGCGGGACCTCCCGGTCGCGCGTGCTGGTGACCGCCCGCCAGATCGCCATGTACCTCTGCCGGGAGCTCACCGACCTCTCCCTGCCCAAGATCGGGCAGCAGTTCGGCGGCCGGGACCACACGACCGTGATGCACGCCGACCGCAAGGTGCGCGCCCTCATGGCCGAGCGCCGGTCCATCTACAACCAGGTGCACGAGCTCACCAGCCGCATCAAGGACCAGCCCTAG
- the dnaN gene encoding DNA polymerase III subunit beta: protein MKFRVERDVLADAVAWTARTLPTRPSVPVLVGVLLDAGEFDGRQQVRLAGFDYEVSTQAAVDVEVDEPGQVLVPGKLLAEITRNLPPQVVEVATDGPKVVVSCGSAKFTLTTMPVEDYPTLPEMPGVSGTVGSDAFAAAVSQVAVAAGRDDTLPMLTGVRVEIEGETITLASTDRYRLAVRELTWKPENPELSAVALVPAKTLHDTAKSLTSGAEVSVALSSGDGGEGMIGFEGGGRRTTTRLLDGEFPKYRALLPDSFNTVAEVSRSEFVEAVKRVSLVAERNTPLRLAFSQGRLVLEAGTGEDAQAVEVLEADLDGEDIQIAFNSGFLLDGLGAIGTDVARLHFTTSTKPAILTGKPAEEGAPAQYRYLIMPVRLSG, encoded by the coding sequence GTGAAGTTCCGGGTCGAACGCGACGTACTGGCCGACGCAGTCGCCTGGACCGCGCGCACACTCCCGACGCGCCCCTCGGTCCCGGTGCTCGTCGGCGTCCTGCTCGACGCAGGAGAGTTCGACGGTCGGCAGCAGGTCCGCCTGGCCGGTTTCGACTACGAGGTCTCCACCCAGGCCGCGGTCGACGTCGAGGTGGACGAGCCGGGCCAGGTCCTGGTCCCCGGCAAGCTGCTGGCCGAGATCACGCGCAACCTTCCTCCACAGGTCGTGGAGGTCGCCACCGACGGGCCCAAGGTCGTCGTCAGCTGCGGCAGCGCCAAGTTCACGCTCACGACCATGCCGGTCGAGGACTACCCCACGCTCCCGGAGATGCCCGGGGTGAGCGGGACGGTCGGCAGTGACGCCTTCGCCGCCGCGGTCAGCCAGGTGGCCGTCGCCGCAGGCCGCGACGACACCCTGCCGATGCTCACCGGCGTCCGGGTCGAGATCGAGGGCGAGACCATCACCCTCGCCTCCACCGACCGCTACCGCCTGGCCGTGCGCGAGCTGACCTGGAAGCCGGAGAACCCCGAGCTCTCCGCGGTCGCGCTGGTCCCGGCCAAGACGCTCCACGACACCGCCAAGTCCCTCACCTCGGGTGCCGAGGTCTCCGTCGCGCTCTCCAGCGGCGACGGCGGCGAGGGCATGATCGGCTTCGAGGGCGGCGGCCGCCGCACCACCACGCGCCTGCTGGACGGGGAGTTCCCAAAGTACCGGGCGCTGCTGCCGGACAGCTTCAACACTGTCGCCGAGGTCAGCCGCTCCGAGTTCGTCGAGGCGGTCAAGCGTGTCTCGCTGGTCGCCGAGCGCAACACCCCGCTGCGGCTGGCGTTCTCCCAGGGCCGCCTGGTCCTGGAAGCCGGTACCGGCGAGGACGCCCAGGCCGTCGAGGTCCTGGAGGCCGACCTGGACGGTGAGGACATCCAGATCGCGTTCAACTCCGGGTTTCTGCTGGACGGGCTCGGCGCCATCGGCACCGACGTGGCCCGCCTGCACTTCACCACCTCGACCAAGCCCGCGATCCTCACGGGCAAGCCGGCCGAGGAGGGCGCGCCCGCCCAGTACCGCTACCTCATCATGCCGGTGCGCCTGTCCGGCTGA
- the gnd gene encoding phosphogluconate dehydrogenase (NAD(+)-dependent, decarboxylating) has translation MQLGMIGLGKMGGNMAARLREKGHDVVGFDVMSPERDVDTLQDLVSRLAAPRVVWVMVPSGDPTVTTINELRDLLQEGDLVIEGGNSHYVDDRTRADDLAAKGIGYLDVGVSGGVWGRQNGYGIMVGGHKEDVERARPVFDSLTPDEGGGFVHAGAVGAGHFVKMVHNGIEYGMMQSFAEGFELMTASGIVDDVPGTFESWREGTVVRSWLLDLLSRALEEDPDLSELRGYAQDSGEGRWTVQAAVDHAVPAPAITAALFARFASRQDDSPAMKVVAALRNQFGGHAVTKSDPDPRTPSRD, from the coding sequence ATGCAACTCGGAATGATCGGGCTCGGGAAGATGGGCGGCAACATGGCCGCCCGGCTCCGGGAGAAGGGCCACGACGTCGTCGGCTTCGACGTCATGTCGCCGGAGCGCGACGTCGACACGCTCCAGGACCTGGTGTCGCGGCTGGCCGCGCCCCGCGTCGTGTGGGTCATGGTCCCCTCGGGCGACCCCACGGTCACCACCATCAACGAGCTGCGCGACCTGCTCCAGGAGGGCGACCTCGTCATCGAGGGCGGCAACTCCCACTACGTGGACGACCGCACGCGCGCCGACGACCTCGCGGCCAAGGGCATCGGCTACCTCGATGTCGGCGTCAGCGGTGGTGTCTGGGGCCGCCAGAACGGCTACGGCATCATGGTCGGCGGCCACAAGGAGGACGTCGAGCGCGCCCGTCCGGTCTTCGACTCCCTGACCCCCGACGAGGGCGGCGGCTTCGTGCACGCCGGAGCGGTCGGTGCCGGGCATTTCGTGAAGATGGTCCACAACGGCATCGAGTACGGCATGATGCAGTCCTTCGCCGAGGGCTTCGAGCTCATGACCGCCTCCGGCATCGTGGACGACGTCCCGGGCACCTTCGAGAGCTGGCGCGAGGGCACGGTCGTGCGCTCCTGGCTGCTCGACCTGCTGAGCCGGGCCCTGGAGGAGGACCCCGACCTCTCCGAGCTGCGCGGCTACGCGCAGGACTCCGGTGAGGGCCGCTGGACCGTCCAGGCCGCCGTGGACCACGCCGTGCCGGCCCCGGCGATCACCGCCGCGCTCTTCGCCCGCTTCGCCTCCCGGCAGGACGACAGCCCCGCGATGAAGGTCGTCGCCGCCCTGCGCAACCAGTTCGGCGGCCACGCGGTCACCAAGTCCGACCCGGACCCGCGCACGCCCTCCCGCGACTAG
- the recF gene encoding DNA replication/repair protein RecF (All proteins in this family for which functions are known are DNA-binding proteins that assist the filamentation of RecA onto DNA for the initiation of recombination or recombinational repair.), which produces MYVSHLQLADFRSYTSALVEMGPGVSVFVGANGQGKTNLVEAVGYVAALSSHRVSSDTPLVRQGAPRAIIRAKVVRDERSMVVDLELNPGRANRARLNQSPVGRPREVLGVLRTVLFAPEDLALVKGDPGERRRFLDDLLVARAPRMAGVRSDYDRVLKQRNALLKSASAQFFRRGGREPDLSTLEVWDDHLAQTGAELLAARLDLVAALRPLVAQAYAGLTDSGGPAVPTYRSSAVEEGTELPADRPQLVDTLRAAMAGARERELQRGVSLVGPHRDELLLSLGDLPAKGYASQGESWSYALSLKLAAFELLRADGDDPVLILDDVFAELDSERRRRLAERVRDAEQVLVTAAVADDIPQELDGARFGVREGSVESE; this is translated from the coding sequence ATGTACGTCTCCCACCTGCAACTGGCCGACTTCCGGTCCTATACCTCCGCGCTGGTGGAGATGGGGCCGGGCGTCAGCGTCTTCGTCGGCGCCAACGGCCAGGGCAAGACCAACCTCGTCGAGGCGGTCGGCTACGTCGCCGCGCTGAGCAGCCACCGCGTCTCCTCGGACACCCCGCTGGTACGCCAGGGCGCGCCGCGGGCGATCATCCGGGCCAAGGTGGTGCGCGACGAGCGCTCGATGGTCGTGGACCTGGAACTCAACCCCGGCCGGGCCAACCGCGCCCGCCTCAACCAGTCGCCCGTCGGCCGCCCGCGCGAGGTGCTGGGCGTGCTCCGTACCGTGTTGTTCGCCCCGGAGGACCTGGCCCTGGTCAAGGGCGATCCCGGTGAGCGGCGCCGCTTCCTGGACGACCTGCTCGTGGCGCGGGCGCCGCGGATGGCGGGGGTGCGCTCCGACTACGACCGGGTGCTCAAGCAGCGCAACGCGCTGCTGAAGTCGGCCTCCGCGCAGTTCTTCAGACGCGGCGGGCGCGAACCGGACCTGAGCACCCTGGAGGTGTGGGACGACCACCTGGCGCAGACGGGGGCCGAACTGCTCGCCGCCCGCCTGGACCTGGTCGCCGCGCTGCGCCCGCTGGTCGCCCAGGCCTACGCAGGGCTGACCGACTCCGGCGGCCCCGCCGTCCCCACCTATCGCTCCTCGGCGGTGGAGGAGGGCACAGAACTCCCCGCCGACCGTCCACAGCTTGTGGACACGCTGCGCGCGGCCATGGCCGGGGCGCGGGAACGCGAACTCCAGCGCGGGGTGAGCCTGGTCGGCCCGCACCGCGACGAACTGCTGCTCAGCCTCGGCGACCTGCCGGCGAAGGGGTACGCGAGCCAGGGCGAGTCGTGGTCCTACGCGCTGTCGCTCAAGCTGGCCGCCTTCGAGCTGCTGCGGGCCGACGGCGACGACCCCGTCCTCATCCTCGACGACGTGTTCGCCGAACTGGACAGCGAGCGGCGCCGCCGACTGGCCGAGCGGGTCCGCGACGCCGAGCAGGTGCTGGTGACCGCGGCGGTGGCGGACGACATCCCCCAGGAACTCGACGGCGCGCGGTTCGGCGTGCGCGAGGGGAGTGTCGAGAGTGAGTGA
- a CDS encoding DUF721 domain-containing protein, giving the protein MRPGRAGAAEPAPPAPAPGSPSPAAADAPGAPATPAASGADLARQALARARAEARERGAVPRGAPRSRRRGRFRSRNEPQLFGDAVRTWLIEHGWQEQVAIGGVFGRWADIVGAFNAEHLRPESFSDGELVVVADSPTMAAHARAMVRDLMRRLNEELGEGTVVAIKVKGPGSRRR; this is encoded by the coding sequence GTGCGGCCCGGTCGCGCCGGGGCGGCCGAACCGGCCCCGCCCGCTCCTGCTCCCGGGTCCCCCTCCCCCGCGGCCGCCGACGCCCCCGGCGCGCCCGCGACCCCCGCCGCCTCCGGCGCCGACCTCGCTCGGCAGGCCCTGGCGCGCGCCCGGGCCGAGGCACGCGAGCGCGGCGCGGTGCCCCGCGGCGCCCCGCGCTCCCGGCGGCGTGGCCGGTTCCGGTCACGCAACGAGCCCCAGCTCTTCGGCGACGCGGTGCGCACGTGGCTGATCGAGCACGGCTGGCAGGAGCAGGTCGCCATCGGCGGGGTGTTCGGCCGGTGGGCGGACATCGTGGGCGCGTTCAACGCCGAGCACCTCCGCCCGGAGAGTTTTTCGGACGGAGAACTCGTCGTCGTAGCCGATTCACCGACGATGGCCGCCCACGCACGCGCGATGGTGCGCGATCTCATGCGCCGCCTCAACGAGGAGCTGGGCGAGGGGACGGTCGTCGCGATCAAGGTCAAGGGACCCGGCTCCCGGCGTCGATAA
- the gyrB gene encoding DNA topoisomerase (ATP-hydrolyzing) subunit B: MAYDARSITVLEGLEAVRKRPGMYIGSTGERGLHHLVYEVVDNSVDEALAGHADAIEVTLLADGGVRVADNGRGIPIDEHPVEKRPAVEVVLTTLHAGGKFDGKSYAVSGGLHGVGVSVVNALSTALDVEIRKDGHVWRQHYEMTAPTGELVKGEATDETGTQITFWADGSIFETTVYTFETLARRMQEMAFLNKGLSITIRDERPEHTDGGPTVNTFHYDEGLADYVRHINTKKEPAHASIISFEEDGDGISAEIAMQWNQSYTSSVHTFANTINTAEGGTHEEGFRSALTTLVNRYARDQKLLREKEENLTGDDIREGLTAIISIKLADPQFEGQTKTKLGNTEAKSFVQKVTNEHLRDWFERNPGEAKDIVSKASQAARARVAARQARDLTRRKTLLESTSLPGKLSDCQSTNPEECEVYIVEGDSAGGSAKGGRNPHNQAILPIRGKILNVEKSRIDRILKNNEVQAIITALGTGIHEEFDADKLRYHKVILMADADVDGQHIRTLLLTLLFRFMKPLVEAGNVYLAAPPLYKIKWDQKGSDADYAFSDAERDRLIEAGIAAGKRDPRPRDMVQRFKGLGEMNANELWDTTMDPDRRVLLQVSLEDAAQADDMFSVLMGEDVESRRSFIQRNAKDVRFLDI, encoded by the coding sequence TTGGCCTACGACGCTCGATCAATCACGGTCCTGGAGGGGCTTGAGGCAGTACGCAAGCGCCCCGGGATGTATATCGGTTCCACCGGAGAGCGGGGCCTGCACCACCTGGTGTACGAGGTGGTCGACAACTCCGTCGACGAGGCGCTGGCGGGTCACGCCGACGCCATCGAGGTGACCTTGCTGGCCGACGGCGGGGTGCGGGTGGCCGACAACGGCCGCGGTATCCCGATCGACGAGCATCCCGTGGAGAAGCGCCCGGCGGTGGAGGTCGTCCTCACCACGCTGCACGCGGGTGGCAAGTTCGACGGCAAGTCCTACGCGGTCTCCGGTGGTCTGCACGGTGTCGGCGTCTCCGTCGTCAACGCCCTGTCCACGGCCCTGGACGTGGAGATCCGCAAGGACGGCCACGTCTGGCGCCAGCACTACGAGATGACCGCCCCCACCGGCGAGCTCGTCAAGGGCGAGGCGACCGACGAGACCGGTACCCAGATCACCTTCTGGGCCGACGGGTCGATCTTCGAGACCACGGTCTACACGTTCGAGACCCTCGCGCGCCGGATGCAGGAGATGGCCTTCCTCAACAAGGGGCTGTCCATCACCATCCGCGACGAGCGGCCCGAGCACACCGACGGCGGCCCGACGGTCAACACCTTCCACTACGACGAGGGTCTGGCCGACTACGTCCGGCACATCAACACCAAGAAGGAGCCGGCCCACGCCTCGATCATCTCGTTCGAGGAGGACGGCGACGGCATCTCGGCCGAGATCGCCATGCAGTGGAACCAGTCGTACACCTCGTCGGTGCACACCTTCGCCAACACCATCAACACGGCGGAGGGCGGTACGCACGAGGAGGGCTTCCGCTCCGCGCTCACCACGCTGGTCAACCGCTACGCCCGGGACCAGAAGCTGCTGCGCGAGAAGGAGGAGAACCTCACCGGTGACGACATCCGCGAGGGCCTGACCGCGATCATCTCGATCAAGCTGGCCGACCCGCAGTTCGAGGGCCAGACCAAGACCAAGCTGGGCAACACCGAGGCCAAGTCCTTCGTCCAGAAGGTCACCAACGAGCACCTGCGCGACTGGTTCGAGCGCAACCCGGGCGAGGCCAAGGACATCGTGTCCAAGGCCAGCCAGGCGGCCCGCGCCCGCGTCGCCGCGCGCCAGGCCCGCGACCTCACCCGCCGCAAGACCCTCCTGGAGTCCACCTCCCTCCCCGGCAAGCTGTCCGACTGCCAGTCGACCAACCCGGAGGAGTGCGAGGTCTACATCGTCGAGGGTGACTCGGCGGGCGGTTCGGCCAAGGGCGGGCGCAACCCCCACAACCAGGCCATCCTGCCGATCCGCGGCAAGATCCTGAACGTCGAGAAGTCGCGCATCGACCGCATCCTCAAGAACAACGAGGTCCAGGCGATCATCACCGCCCTGGGCACCGGTATCCACGAGGAGTTCGACGCCGACAAGCTGCGGTACCACAAGGTCATCCTCATGGCCGACGCCGACGTCGACGGCCAGCACATCCGGACCCTGCTGCTCACGCTGCTGTTCCGCTTCATGAAGCCGCTGGTGGAGGCCGGGAACGTCTACCTGGCCGCCCCGCCGCTGTACAAGATCAAGTGGGACCAGAAGGGCAGCGACGCCGACTACGCCTTCTCCGACGCCGAGCGCGACCGCCTCATCGAGGCCGGGATCGCCGCGGGCAAGCGCGACCCGCGCCCGCGTGACATGGTGCAGCGGTTCAAGGGTCTGGGCGAGATGAACGCCAACGAGCTGTGGGACACCACGATGGACCCCGACCGGCGCGTCCTGCTCCAGGTGAGCCTGGAGGACGCGGCCCAGGCCGACGACATGTTCAGCGTGCTCATGGGAGAGGACGTCGAGTCGCGGCGCTCCTTCATCCAGCGCAACGCCAAGGACGTCCGTTTCCTGGACATCTAG
- the gyrA gene encoding DNA gyrase subunit A — MTDANNPDVPEGTESAAETPARVTDRIEPVDIQVEMQRSYLDYAMSVIVGRALPDVRDGLKPVHQRVLYAMYDGGYRPDRGYFKCARVVGDVMGNYHPHGDSAIYDTLVRLAQSWSMRMPLVDPNGNFGSPGNDPAAAMRYTECKLAPLAMEMLRDIDKETVDFRPNYDGRSSEPVVLPARFPNLLVNGSSGIAVGMATNIPPHNLREVAEGVYWYLDNPETEDEQLLDELMARIKGPDFPTRGLIVGKRGIEEAYRTGRGSITMRAVVEVEEDSRGRQILVVTELPYQVNPDNLAEKIADLVKDGKITGIADVRDESSGRTGQRLVIVLKRDAVAKVVLNNLYKHTQLQDTFGANMLALVDGVPRTLRLDQMIRHWVKHQVEVIVRRTQYLLRKAEERAHILRALLKAMDRIEEVISLIRASASADEARTGLMGLLDIDDIQARAILDMQLRKLAALERNALTAEYDELMAQIADYNDILSSDVRQRSIIRAELGEIVEKYGDERRTHIIPFEGDMRMEDFIAEEDVVVTISRGGYAKRTRIDNYRAQKRGGKGVRGAQLKQDDIVQHFFVTTTHHWILCFTNQGRVYRTKAYELPEAARDARGQHVANLLPFQPGEEIAQIMALRDYEAAPYMVLATREGLVKKSRLEDFDSARAAGIIAINLREGDELIAARLVFPDDDLLLISSDAQAIRFSASDESLRPMGRATSGVIGMRFLEGDYLLSMDVIRPGDGSTDVLVATENGYAKRTPSEQYPVQNRGGKGVLTAKVVEARGKLVGALMVDPEVDEIFAITSAGGVIRTGADEVKQSGRTTMGVRLMNLDKGNKIVAVARNAEAAEEVEAEVADTGDEAAEAQNSEA; from the coding sequence GTGACGGATGCGAACAACCCGGACGTCCCTGAGGGTACGGAGTCCGCAGCGGAGACGCCGGCCCGTGTGACCGACCGGATCGAACCCGTCGACATCCAGGTCGAGATGCAGCGCAGCTATCTCGACTACGCGATGTCCGTCATCGTCGGCCGTGCCCTCCCCGACGTCCGCGACGGGCTCAAGCCCGTCCACCAGCGCGTCCTGTACGCGATGTACGACGGCGGCTACCGCCCCGACCGCGGGTACTTCAAGTGCGCCCGCGTCGTCGGCGACGTGATGGGCAACTACCACCCGCACGGTGACAGCGCCATCTACGACACCCTCGTCCGCCTGGCGCAGTCCTGGTCGATGCGGATGCCGCTGGTGGACCCCAACGGCAACTTCGGGTCGCCGGGCAACGACCCCGCCGCCGCCATGCGCTACACCGAGTGCAAGCTCGCGCCGCTGGCGATGGAGATGCTCCGGGACATCGACAAGGAGACCGTCGACTTCCGGCCCAACTACGACGGCCGCTCCTCCGAGCCCGTCGTGCTCCCGGCCCGCTTCCCGAACCTGCTGGTCAACGGCTCGTCGGGCATCGCGGTCGGTATGGCCACGAACATCCCGCCGCACAACCTGCGCGAGGTCGCCGAGGGCGTCTACTGGTACCTGGACAACCCGGAGACCGAGGACGAGCAGCTCCTCGACGAGCTCATGGCCCGGATCAAGGGCCCGGACTTCCCCACCCGCGGCCTGATCGTGGGCAAGCGCGGGATCGAGGAGGCCTACCGGACCGGGCGCGGCTCCATCACCATGCGTGCCGTGGTCGAGGTGGAGGAGGACAGCCGGGGCCGCCAGATCCTGGTCGTCACCGAGCTGCCCTACCAGGTCAACCCGGACAACCTCGCCGAGAAGATCGCCGACCTGGTCAAGGACGGCAAGATCACCGGCATCGCCGACGTCCGGGACGAGAGCAGCGGCCGCACCGGCCAGCGCCTGGTGATCGTGCTCAAGCGCGACGCCGTGGCCAAGGTGGTGCTGAACAACCTCTACAAGCACACCCAGCTCCAGGACACCTTCGGCGCGAACATGCTCGCGCTGGTGGACGGCGTGCCGCGGACCCTGCGCCTGGACCAGATGATCCGGCACTGGGTCAAGCACCAGGTCGAGGTCATCGTCCGGCGCACCCAGTACCTGCTGCGCAAGGCCGAGGAGCGGGCGCACATCCTGCGCGCGCTGCTCAAGGCCATGGACCGGATCGAGGAGGTCATCAGCCTCATCCGGGCCAGCGCCTCCGCCGACGAGGCGCGCACCGGCCTGATGGGTCTGCTGGACATCGACGACATCCAGGCGCGGGCCATCCTCGACATGCAGCTGCGCAAGCTGGCGGCCCTGGAGCGCAACGCGCTGACCGCCGAGTACGACGAGCTCATGGCGCAGATCGCCGACTACAACGACATCCTCTCCTCGGACGTGCGCCAGCGCTCCATCATCCGCGCGGAGCTGGGCGAGATCGTCGAGAAGTACGGCGACGAGCGCCGCACGCACATCATCCCGTTCGAGGGTGACATGCGGATGGAGGACTTCATCGCCGAGGAGGACGTGGTCGTCACGATCTCCCGCGGCGGTTACGCCAAGCGCACCCGGATCGACAACTACCGGGCGCAGAAGCGCGGCGGCAAGGGCGTGCGCGGCGCGCAGCTCAAGCAGGACGACATCGTCCAGCACTTCTTCGTCACCACCACCCACCACTGGATCCTGTGCTTCACGAACCAGGGCCGGGTGTACCGGACGAAGGCCTACGAGCTGCCGGAGGCAGCCAGGGACGCGCGCGGCCAGCACGTGGCCAACCTGCTGCCGTTCCAGCCGGGCGAGGAGATCGCGCAGATCATGGCCCTGCGCGACTACGAGGCCGCGCCGTACATGGTGCTCGCCACGCGTGAGGGCCTGGTGAAGAAGTCGCGGCTGGAGGACTTCGACTCCGCGCGCGCGGCCGGCATCATCGCGATCAACCTCCGCGAGGGCGACGAGCTGATCGCCGCGCGGCTGGTGTTCCCCGACGACGACCTGCTGCTGATCTCCAGCGACGCCCAGGCGATCCGCTTCTCCGCCTCGGACGAGTCGCTGCGCCCGATGGGCCGCGCCACCAGCGGTGTGATCGGCATGCGGTTCCTGGAGGGCGACTACCTCCTGAGCATGGACGTCATCCGCCCCGGCGACGGGTCCACGGACGTCCTGGTCGCCACGGAGAACGGATACGCCAAGCGCACCCCCTCCGAGCAGTACCCGGTGCAGAACCGGGGCGGCAAGGGCGTTCTGACGGCCAAGGTGGTGGAGGCCAGGGGCAAGCTGGTCGGCGCGCTGATGGTCGACCCGGAGGTGGACGAGATCTTCGCGATCACGTCAGCCGGCGGGGTCATCCGGACCGGAGCCGACGAGGTCAAGCAGTCGGGCCGCACCACGATGGGCGTCCGCCTGATGAACCTCGACAAGGGCAACAAGATCGTGGCCGTGGCGCGCAACGCCGAGGCCGCGGAAGAGGTGGAGGCCGAGGTGGCCGACACGGGTGACGAGGCAGCCGAGGCGCAGAACTCCGAGGCCTAG